In the Acidobacteriota bacterium genome, AGGCGATGAAGTTGATGTTCGCCGCGTTGAGCATCAGCTCGATTGACATGAGGACGATGATGCCGTTGCGGCGCGTGAGGACGCCGACGACGCCGATCAGGAAGAGGATCATGCTGAAGACGAGCACATGATGAATCGGGACGATCATGTCTCCCTCCGCGCGAGGACGACGGCGCCGACCATCGCGACGAGCAGGAGGATCGACGCGACTTCGAACGGGAGCAGGTAACGCGTGTACAGCTCGATGCCGACGGCCTCGATGTTCCCGGCCGGCCCCTCCGTCTGGACGCCCATGGCGGCGCACGACCTGGCGGCGCGCGCATAGATCGTCATCACGGTGGTGAAAAGGAGCGCCACGATGAGGAGCGCGGCCGCCCCGCGGGTCACCGGGAGGCGCGTGACTCCCGCCTGGAGCGGCACGAGCATGATGACGAAGAGGAAGAGGACGACGATGCCGCCCGCGTAGACGAGAACCTGGACCGCCGCGAGGAACTCGGCCGACATCGTGATGTAGATGCCGGCGACGCAGAAGAAGGTGAAGACGAGGAACATCGCCGAGTGCACCGGGTTCCTGCGCGTCACCACCATCAGGGCGGAGACGACCGCCATCGCGGCCAGCACGTAGAAGAACCAGGTGGCGTAGCCCAGCGTCACTTGGCGTACCTCTTCAAGGGATGCCCGTCGACGAGCGCCTCGCGCTGGGTGATGAACTCCTGGCGCGAGTAGTCGCTCAGCTCGTAGTCGTGGGACATGTAGATCGCGGTGATGGGGGTCGTCGGGCACGGATCGACGCACAGGCCGCAGAAGCAGCAGCGCTCGTAGTCGATGATGAACGACTTCGCCATCTTCCCCTTCCCGCCCGGACGCTTGTCGACGACGATGCTGATGCAGTCGTCGGGGCAGATCTGCTCGCACAGGAGGCACCCGACGCACAGCTCCTCGGCGGTCCCGGGATCGCGCCGGAGCCGCGGCACGCCGCGAAACCTGGGGGCCAGCGCGGGGCGCTCCCTCGGATACTCCATCGTGATGTGCGGGCGGAAGTGGTTCTTCAGGGTGATCCACATCCCCTGCGCCATCTCCACGAGGAAGAATCGCCGGACCAGAGTGCCCACGCTCATCGCGCCGCTCCACGCATCATCGTCCGCCCCGCACTATCCATGTCTGAGCGCCAGGATGAAGGCCGTCACCACCACGTTCGCGAGCGAGAGGGGGAGCAGCCACTTCCATCCCAGGTTCATGAGCTGGTCGTAACGGTACCGGGGAAAGGTCCCGCGGATCCAGATGTAGAGATAGAGGAACATGAAGACCTTGAACGCGAACCAGAAAACTCCCGAGAGAGCCGGATTGATGAAGTCGAGGAAGTTCAGGAACGAGAGGGCCTGCACGTTCGGAAACGGGCGAAGCCATCCGCCGAAGAAGAGGGTCGTCGCGATCGACGAGACGACGATCATGTTCGTGTACTCGGCGAGGTAGAAGAAGGCGAACTTCATCCCGGAGTACTC is a window encoding:
- a CDS encoding NADH-quinone oxidoreductase subunit J is translated as MTLGYATWFFYVLAAMAVVSALMVVTRRNPVHSAMFLVFTFFCVAGIYITMSAEFLAAVQVLVYAGGIVVLFLFVIMLVPLQAGVTRLPVTRGAAALLIVALLFTTVMTIYARAARSCAAMGVQTEGPAGNIEAVGIELYTRYLLPFEVASILLLVAMVGAVVLARRET
- a CDS encoding NADH-quinone oxidoreductase subunit I; protein product: MSVGTLVRRFFLVEMAQGMWITLKNHFRPHITMEYPRERPALAPRFRGVPRLRRDPGTAEELCVGCLLCEQICPDDCISIVVDKRPGGKGKMAKSFIIDYERCCFCGLCVDPCPTTPITAIYMSHDYELSDYSRQEFITQREALVDGHPLKRYAK